A single genomic interval of Agarivorans aestuarii harbors:
- a CDS encoding starch-binding protein, which yields MRKFSKLATSALLASAALGFASSVTAAPRTAFVHLFEWKWEDIAQECETFLGPKGFAAVQVSPPTKSVDGNAWWTRYQPVSYAFEGRSGNRAQFQDMVQRCKNVGVDIYVDAVINHMAAWDRNFPEVPYSSNDFNSCTSDIDYSDRWQTQNCDLVGLNDLKTGSDYVRQKIADYMNDAMSMGVAGFRIDAAKHIPAGDIAAIKGKLNGNPYIFQEVIGASGEPVRPTEYTYIGDVTEFEFARKLGPAFRDSNIAWLGDLANQMELSSADAVTFVTNHDEERHNPGGPIWHGVQGDGYFLANIFALAYPYGYPKIMSGYYFNGNFDAGPPSSGVHTGNACGFDGGNWVCEHKWRGIANMVAFRNHTAGEWSITNWWQGGNDQIAFGRGGLGFVVINKRFGGSINQSFDTGMPDGQYCNIIEADFDESTGQCNQASDSSGQAVITVSGGQANFSVAGDSAAAIHVGAKIGDVCTGADCPCTSDCGTDPVPATPVVATSVCTSENLPTLYYWGAQPAGSLADADWPGVAMQTNGDFKCHDLGVELTSINAIFSNNGANKTADLTVAGAGCYKDGSWSSLQDCGFEVVVVDPEPDPDPVGGTEVCYDNQAGFNNPTLYYWAVSAETPVANAQWPGVAMVQKGAYYCHDFGTKLSSLNIIFNDSGANQTADLNTAGDALCYAQGSWVAATNCVGGNPDNGGDELWYFRGTANGWGKAQLDYDSATGLYYTIQSFAGEEAPARFKIDSGNWTEAYPTADYQVSDNTTYRINFNSATKDITVNAQ from the coding sequence ATGAGAAAATTTAGCAAACTCGCCACTAGCGCTCTGCTAGCGAGCGCGGCGTTGGGCTTTGCGTCCAGCGTCACGGCGGCACCAAGAACCGCCTTTGTACACCTCTTCGAATGGAAATGGGAAGATATCGCGCAAGAGTGTGAAACCTTCCTTGGCCCTAAAGGCTTTGCCGCTGTGCAAGTCTCACCTCCAACTAAATCGGTGGATGGCAATGCGTGGTGGACGCGTTATCAGCCGGTTAGCTATGCTTTTGAAGGCCGTAGCGGCAATCGAGCCCAGTTTCAAGACATGGTGCAGCGTTGTAAAAATGTTGGGGTAGATATCTACGTGGACGCTGTGATTAATCACATGGCCGCTTGGGATCGAAACTTCCCAGAAGTGCCCTATAGTTCAAACGACTTTAATTCTTGTACCAGTGATATTGATTACAGTGACCGTTGGCAAACACAGAACTGTGATTTAGTGGGATTAAACGATCTTAAAACTGGCTCCGATTATGTTCGCCAGAAAATCGCTGATTACATGAACGATGCTATGAGCATGGGTGTGGCAGGTTTTCGTATTGATGCGGCCAAGCATATCCCTGCCGGCGACATTGCCGCGATTAAAGGCAAGCTAAATGGTAATCCTTATATCTTCCAAGAGGTGATTGGCGCGTCTGGCGAGCCAGTTCGTCCAACGGAATATACTTACATTGGAGATGTGACCGAATTTGAATTTGCCCGTAAGTTAGGCCCGGCTTTTCGCGACAGTAACATTGCGTGGTTAGGTGATTTAGCCAACCAAATGGAGCTATCTAGCGCCGATGCGGTGACCTTTGTGACTAACCACGATGAAGAGCGCCATAACCCAGGTGGTCCAATTTGGCATGGAGTGCAAGGTGACGGTTACTTCTTAGCTAACATTTTTGCGCTGGCCTACCCTTACGGCTATCCAAAAATAATGTCGGGTTACTACTTCAACGGTAATTTTGATGCTGGCCCACCAAGTAGCGGCGTACACACCGGTAATGCTTGTGGTTTTGATGGCGGCAACTGGGTGTGTGAGCACAAGTGGCGCGGCATTGCTAACATGGTGGCCTTCCGTAACCATACTGCTGGTGAATGGAGTATTACTAATTGGTGGCAGGGCGGAAATGATCAAATCGCCTTTGGTCGTGGCGGCTTAGGTTTTGTGGTTATTAACAAACGTTTTGGCGGCTCAATTAACCAAAGCTTTGATACCGGCATGCCAGATGGGCAGTACTGTAATATTATCGAAGCTGACTTTGATGAGAGCACAGGCCAATGTAATCAAGCCTCAGATTCAAGTGGCCAAGCGGTAATTACCGTAAGCGGTGGTCAAGCTAACTTTAGCGTAGCTGGAGACAGCGCAGCTGCTATTCATGTAGGGGCTAAAATTGGTGATGTGTGTACTGGCGCTGATTGCCCATGTACTTCTGACTGCGGAACTGACCCAGTACCCGCTACGCCAGTAGTGGCTACTTCTGTTTGTACATCAGAAAATCTCCCCACTTTGTACTACTGGGGCGCCCAGCCAGCAGGTAGCTTGGCAGATGCAGATTGGCCTGGTGTTGCCATGCAAACCAATGGTGACTTTAAATGCCATGACTTAGGTGTAGAGCTTACCAGCATAAACGCCATATTTAGTAATAATGGCGCTAACAAAACAGCAGACTTAACGGTAGCCGGCGCGGGTTGTTACAAAGATGGTAGCTGGAGCAGTTTGCAAGACTGCGGCTTTGAAGTGGTAGTGGTTGATCCTGAGCCCGATCCAGACCCTGTTGGTGGCACCGAAGTATGCTACGACAACCAGGCTGGCTTTAATAATCCAACACTTTACTATTGGGCTGTTTCAGCTGAAACCCCAGTTGCAAATGCGCAATGGCCAGGTGTGGCAATGGTGCAAAAAGGTGCTTACTACTGCCATGACTTTGGCACTAAGTTAAGCAGCTTAAACATTATCTTTAACGATAGTGGCGCTAATCAAACCGCGGATCTAAACACCGCCGGTGATGCATTGTGTTATGCCCAAGGTAGTTGGGTAGCGGCAACAAACTGTGTTGGTGGTAACCCTGACAATGGTGGTGATGAGCTATGGTATTTCCGTGGTACTGCTAATGGATGGGGTAAAGCGCAGCTTGATTACGATAGTGCAACAGGTTTGTATTACACCATTCAAAGTTTTGCCGGCGAAGAAGCGCCAGCACGCTTTAAGATAGATAGTGGTAACTGGACAGAAGCGTATCCAACTGCGGATTACCAAGTATCCGACAACACCACTTATCGCATCAACTTCAATAGCGCGACCAAAGACATTACGGTTAACGCGCAATAG